GAATGACTTCGATATCGCCCCAGGCAACAATTGCATCCACGAGTCGATCGCTGCCGCCGTTTTCAAAATCGGCCGCCTCGAAACCGAGGTTCTCCAGATTGCGGCGGTAGTTGGGCAGGCCGATATAGATCTGCATATGGGTCCGGGCCCATGCGCGCGCCTTTTCGGGATCCGTCTCGAGACAGACCGCCTGTTCGGGCGCGAGGAATTTATCGGGGCCAAGAGCCTCGCGGGCCTTCGCCGTATGGGAAGGCGGCACGAAATAGGGATGCGAACCGGCCGATTTCTCGGCGGCCAGCGCGAGCATCTTGGGGTGCAGGGCAGCCAGAACTCGCTGCGGCGGCTCGGCCGGGGTCGCCGCAAAAAACGGCGCCTGATCCATCTTGTCGAGATATTCGCGCATATACGTCAGCGGCTTGTTGTAGGCATGTCCACGAACGGAATCGACCATGGGAGCATGGCTTACGCCCATGCCGAGCAGGAAGCGTCCATCGTAGGCTTCACAGAGCGTCTTTTGCGCCGACGCCATCGCCATCGCATCGCGCGCCCAGACGTTCGCGATCCCGGTCGCCACGACCAGCTTGTCGGTCCCCGCGAGAAGAAGGGCCGAGCTGGTAAAGATCTCGCGCCCCACCGCCTCGGGAATCCACAAGGCACCAAAACCGAGATCCTCGATCTGTTTGGCACAGCGCTGGGACTCCTGCGCCGGCATCATGTCGAGAAAGGCCCAAATTCCAATTTTTCCAAGATCGATCATGTGTTGACGATCCGGTTTGGCAACAGGAATTGCAACCCGAGTCGCGACCCGACTCGCAAACCGCCGTGCCACAGCGCTCAGAGAGGCTGGGAGGCGAGCGACCTTCTTTGGGTGG
The genomic region above belongs to Candidatus Binatia bacterium and contains:
- a CDS encoding LLM class F420-dependent oxidoreductase, which translates into the protein MIDLGKIGIWAFLDMMPAQESQRCAKQIEDLGFGALWIPEAVGREIFTSSALLLAGTDKLVVATGIANVWARDAMAMASAQKTLCEAYDGRFLLGMGVSHAPMVDSVRGHAYNKPLTYMREYLDKMDQAPFFAATPAEPPQRVLAALHPKMLALAAEKSAGSHPYFVPPSHTAKAREALGPDKFLAPEQAVCLETDPEKARAWARTHMQIYIGLPNYRRNLENLGFEAADFENGGSDRLVDAIVAWGDIEVIRERVIQHQEAGADHVCLQVVGPDMSHVPTAEWETLAAALL